In the Silvanigrella aquatica genome, TGAATATACATATTAAGGGAGAGATCCATGAAATTAAAATTATTTCCTATTCTATTGAGCATTTATTTTTGTTTTTCGATAAGAGCCTCAGAAACAAAGCTTGCTATAAAAAACATTGTCGTTTTTGGTGATAGCCTGTCAGACAATGGAAATTATTTCAATGCTTCTAAATCTACCATAAAACCCATGCCGCTGCCTCCCTATGTCGATGGACGCGCAACAAACGGTGCTGTCTGGGTAGAATACCTTGCACAAGCCATAGGCGCAAAACTTGAAGATTATGCTTATTTAGGGGCTCTCACGTCGGGAAAAAATCCCAGATACCCTGAGGCCATTGAATTAACAGAACAGATCGATAATTATTTAAAAAAAAATAAAGATAAAAATTTAAATTCAGACAACACTCTATATGTTGTTTGGGCAGGTGCAAATAATATTTTTACAATGGATTTTAAAAAACCTTTGCAAACGAGCAAATCACTTTGGAATATATCCGGAGATATTATCAAAGGGGTTGAAAAATTAAAGGACAAAGGAGCTCGTTATATCATGGTAGCAAACCTGCCTGATTTAGGTCGTATTGCACTAACAAAAGATGTGGAAAGCTACAAAAATATGAAATGGGTACTGAGTACCATTGTCCGCATTGAAAATTTATTTATTGGAAGACGTGTTCATCATTTTAATGGAGCTCATAAAGATGACAATATAAAAGTCGTACTTTTTGATGCCAAGAGCATGCTTATTAATATTGAAAAAAATCCAACTCAATTTTTTGTAAAAAACACAGAAAATTCATGTTACGTTGGCGTTCCCAGTAATACACCCAATCCTAATGTCGCTTGCGATACTCCCAAAGATCACCTTTTTTGGGATTTAGTGCATCCTTCTACAAAAATTCACTGCTTTGCCGCTTATGAAATTCAGAAAAATCTTGCCGAACATGACATACTTAACCCACCGAATAAAATACAACTTGATAAATGTGCGCAACTTTAATTAAAGAAAAAATAAAATTATTTTCTAATAACGGGGAATTGAGAAATTAAAAATATTAATACTAAATTTTATTAAACGTTACCTCAAGTGAATTTGATAAAACCGTATAAAATTTAGAAGCAATACTATAATTACAAGTTATAGACTGAGTCAAAGAGTTCTTTGAAACATTATCATTTAATATAATTATACCAGTCCCCTCTTCAGTTCCAGGTTTTATAATAAATACACTGTTACAGAAAGAATTATTTGAAGGAATAGAATTAATATTTAAACTTGAAATACCTAATAAACTTGGAATAATATTAAAATTAATTTGAGAAAACTCAATATTATCATGCCCACCTAAATAAAATTTATGGGTACTGTTTGAATAATTCAATGTGAGATTATAAATACTAGGTGTTGAGTTATTTCCTGTATAAGTAATATTAACACTTTTCGAATTTGGCACAATAGGAGTTTCACCTTGAGCAGAGGAAGATATAGTCTCTTTTTTACAACTGATTGTGAATAAAGAAGTCATAATGAGATAAAGATATTTTTTACGAAAAAATTTAATCATTTTAATTCCCAAAATTGGTTGCTGTTCCTGGATTTCCATATAAAGAGTCAGGATTAATACTTTTTATAAAAGAATAGGTTGTGGGTGAAAGTGACAAAATGGAATTTGTGTTAAAACTTAAAAAATTCAATTTTAATTTTGTTATAGAATCTGGAATAAATTTAATTTCATTATCAAATAGATTTAAAGATGTCAGATTTGTTAAATGCATCAATGGATTGATATCTTGAATAAAATTATCGGATAAATTTAATGTCTGAAGCTTTACTAAAGCAGTAAAAGGAGACACATCGAAAATAGTTTGTCCTTTGAAATCTAATTTAGAATCTGAAAGATTTTTATCTGAATAATATTTCATAATTCTTTTTGCTGTAAGTTTTGCGTAAGAAGGTTTTCCATCAGGATTATCCCCTAAGGAAGAAGCCCAGTCTTGCACAGTATAATTAAAGGTAAACGTAATTGAATTCGCGGGAATTGAAAAAGTACTTGAAGTGAGGGAGTAAGTACAAGTCGTCATAGTTGGAAGTTTATTTGAAAGTGGGTTTGAAACATATATGAAGTTATTCGCAATAGTAAAAACAACATTTTTACAAAAAGCAGGTTGCCCTGCATTAATAGTTACAACTTTCATATTTTTTGCGGAATTGACAGGATTCGCAGTAAATGAAATTGCAGGAAATGTTACCAAACCAACTCCAGAAAATCCAGGCGCGCTTGCCACATCATTCTTATCATCCACTTTATATAAAGCAACACCGCCCAGCAAATAAACGAGCGGAGGAACGACATCACTTGTATCCGTATTAAAATTAATAGATGCACTAGGAAGAAGTGGCTTAATATCAGAGCTACCAGAATTAGTATCATCTCTATTAAATTGTCTTGTACAACCCAAAAGTGTAACAATTAAAATACTTATTATGCATAAATTCTTAAATTCTTTATTCTGAAACAAAAATTTCATGGACATACTCCTTAAGAATTTTAAATTGTCTCATTGAATTGTGAAATAAATTATTTTAATAATGAATAAATCTCTAATTTTAAAATAATTCTCCTATTTCATTTTTCAATCGCTTAATTCTAAACCTTGGATTCATAAAATTCAAGAATAAGACAAATATTCTATTTACATATATTGTTGTTACTTTTGTTTTAAATAAGATAATAAAAAATATTTTTCAATATATTTAAATTGATCAAAAAATTAAAAATAAATTTAATGACCACTGCCTGTGCGGTGAATATGAGGTAATTTGCTTTCCACTGAGGGATCTTTCACATTTTCTTCTTTCTTGGATATTTGCTTATCACCAAGACGTTTCTTATTTTCAGGTCTATTTAATAAATAATCTTTTGTATAAACCCATTTTTGCTCGGGCAAACCAGCCATAGAATATTCTGAACCCAAACGAATGGCATCCACAGGACATGCTTCTTCACAATAACCGCAAAATACACAACGCAAAATATCAATTTCGAAACGCAAAGGAAACTTTTCAATTCCTTTATCAGAGGATTGACCTGCCACAATGGTAATGCATTGAGCGGGACAGTTTGTCGCACACAAGAAACAGGCTGTGCAGCGCACTTGTCCGTCAGGACGTTTCGTTAAAAAGTGGGCGCCTTTAAAGCGTTCAGAGTATTGATATTCTACTTCTGGCCATTGGATAGTCACAGATTCTTCCAGCTTCAAAAGTTGTTTTGCAAAAACAGAAATAGTTTGTCCTAAACCAAGCAACGTTGTTGCAAGATATCCGTTTTTCAAACTTTTTTGAGGATCTTTTGATACATTAATATATCCCATTGTCCATTCCTCACGCTTTCATTTCTGATAAAATATCTTCGAGCCCCAGCATAGCAGGGAACACAGGCGGATTTGCTTTTAACTTTTGAGTGATACCCTTATAATTCACGAAAGTCCCATTCTTTTCTGCAAATACTTTTGTCGGTATCGCAAGGGCAAACTTCTTTGTTACGTTATTTATCGTAGTACCAAAATAAATCACATTAGAAAGCTCGGCAAATCGGGTCACTTCATTAGCAAATTGCGAATAAGACTTTTCAATTTCAGGGCCAAAAACTAAATTTAAAGTCGCTTTTTGTGATGCTAATGGAGAAAAGTCACCACTTAAAGTTACAGCATTAATAGAATGCTTTTCTAGAACTTGTTTTAAACCGATGGTATTCGGATGCAAATCTCCACGCATTAAAATACCATCAAATTTATCTATAACTTCTTTTGAATCACGCCAAATATAAACCTTTGGCATTCCACCTAATGCGGACTTTAATGAGTTAAAAATATTTTCATATTCTTCATTGGTATATTGGGGAGAAAGCACCAAGGCCACTTGATCCGCTTTTCCTTTTAATGAAGATAATTTATTGGTAAACTCTGGTTTCAACTTATCCCAAGACAAGTGTTTGCCATTTAAAGACGGAGCCGCCATTCTTTGATCTGCATTTAAATGAACATACATCGTACGACCATAATCGCACATCCAGTGACCATTAACGTCCACATTTTTACGTGGTTTTAAGCGATAATATTCACGCTGATTTTTATGCCCAAATAAAGTAACGTTACAACCCGTGGAACAACCAGGACATACAGTTTTAGTTTCACTTAAAAACCAAACACGACATTTAAAACGGAAATCTTTCGCAGTAAAAGCACCAACAGGGCAAATATCAACAATATTATAACTATAATTATGTTGAATTTTACGATTTGGAAATGTTCCAATAACAGCATGATCACCGCGATTAAAAATACCGAGGGAACTTGTTTTTGTCACTTCATCTTCAAAGCGAACGCAACGTGAGCATAAAATACAGCGTTCTGTATCGAGGACAAGATTGTCGCCAACATCTAAAGCTTTTGGCTTCAGGACTTTGTCTTCATCCATTTGCGAAGTGTACTTACCCACTTTCATATAATAATTTTGCAATTCACACTCACCAGCTTGATCGCAAATAGGGCAATCGAGTGGGTGATTGATCAAATGAAATTCCAAAGCCCATTTGTGAGCTTCTTTAACTTCATCACTGACTGTAATGACTTTCATGCCTTCTGTGCATGTTGTATTACAAGCGATTTGTAGTTTTGGCATTCCTTCAATTTTTACCATACAAAAACGGCAGACACCCGCAACGGAAAGACCGGGATGCCAACAAAAACGAGGAATTTCAATTCCTAATATTTCTGTTGCTTCAATGATAGAAGTTCCTTTTGGTACGGTGACTTCTTTGCCATCAATTGTTAACTTAACAGTTTCTGACATTTTAATTACCCTTTAAGATATGGTTCAAATTCATGCGCAAACTTAGCAATAATAGCTCTTGCAGGATCGGCAGCAGCGTCGGAAAGTACACAAATTGTTTTTCCACGCATATTGTTTGCAACGGTATTAATGCGAGAAAAATCGGCTTTAGTCGCATTTCCTTTTAAAATTGATTTTGACATTTTATAAAGCCAACCGGTTCCTTCGCGACAAGGAGTGCATTGTCCGCAAGATTCATGGGAATAAAAATCCATTAAATTTTCAAGCACATCAGGCATTCCCACACCTTCAGGAATCACAATTATAGCACCCGAACCTAACATGGAGCCCGCAGCTGCAATAGATTCATAATCGAGTGTGACATTTTCACATTCTTTTGCCGTTAATATAGGCGCAGAAGACCCACCAGGAATAAGACCTTTTAGTTTTTTTCCACCAATTAATCCGCCACAATCTTCATTAATAAATCGCATTAAAGGATAACCTAAAGGCAATTCATAACAACCAGGACGTGCAATAGGTCCGCTGACGTTGAATAATTTTGTACCAGGAGATTTTTCTGTGCCAAATTTTTTGTAAGCATCGGGACCATTATGAATTATCCATGGTACAACAGCTAAAGATTCCACGTTATTTACAACAGTAGGCTTACCTAAATATCCTTTCACAGCTGGAAAAGGAGGTTTTAATTTCGGTTGTCCTTTTTTTCCTTCCAGAGAAGAAATAAGGCCGGTTTCTTCGCCACAGATATAAGCTCCTGCTCCCGAATATACGTCCATATGATGCGTAAAACCCGAGCCCATAATATTTTCACCTAAATATCCAGCATCATAAGCTTCACGAATGGCTTGTTCACACCATTTAATTTCATTATAAAATTCGCCACGAATATAGATGTAACTTTTTTGCGCCCCTATTGCATAACCTGCAATAATTTTCCCTTCAACCAACGAATGAGGTGTTACTTCGGAAATATAACAGTCTTTGTAAGTGCCTGGTTCGCCTTCATCAAAATTCGTAATTAAATATTTTTCACCAGGTCCTTTAGGGACAAAGCTCCATTTTAATCCCGTGGGAAATCCGGCACCGCCACGTCCTCGAAGTCCCGAAGCTTTGACCGTATTAATGACATCATCTGGAGACATGCCACCTTTTAAAACTTTTTCAAGGGCTTTATAGCCGTTACTTTTTTCAATATAAGTTTTAATATTACGCGAATCGGGATGACCTTCAAGACCTAATAAAATACGAAACTCATCGGGCTTACGACCTTGGTATTCGTTCATGATAACAGGCATTAAAAAATCTCCTTATTTCTTTTGAGAAGCTGCAAGATTTGCGGCACAATTGACAGCAGCTTTTGGCAATTCTTTTGCACTATATTCTTTAATAAGTGCCAGCGCTTTTTCGGGCGTTACGTTATTATGTCGATCTTTGTTAATTAAAGTTGATGGAGCATAACCACATTGTCCCAAACATTCGACGCCATGAACTTCAAAGGGGAGTTCTCTACCTTCTTTTTTCGCTTTTTCAATTTCTTTTTTTACAGCTTCAATAGATTCGTTTGCCCCCATCAACCAACATGAAATGCTCTTACAAATTTCAAAGCGATAAGGTTTGGGTGGTGATTTTCTGTACATGGTATAAAAAGTCATCACTTCACGAACATCAATAACCGATAAACCAAATTCTTTTTCAAGAGCATCGATGTCTTGATCCGATATCCAATCTTTTTCATCTTGAACAGCATGAAGAATAGGAAGAATACTGGAACGTTTTGTTTCATAGCGCTTTAAAAAGCCTTCTATGATTTTAGTTAATTCTGGAGAAAAATATGGCATAAATTGCCCCTTATCTATCGAGTTCGCCTGCAATGATGTTAATACTACCTAGAGCCGCAACAGCATCGGCAAGAAAATTGCCGTGAACCATAGCTGGAAATCCACTTAATATTGAAAAAGAAGGAGCACGACACTTCACTCTATAAGGATTTCCCGTACCATCAGAAATAACATAAAAACCGAGTTCACCATTTGCCGCTTCGCTGCGGTGATAAATCTCACCAACAGGTGGTTGTACACCTTTAATTATCAGCATAAAGTGATTCATTAATCCTTCAATATTTCCATACACATCTTTCTTAGATGGTAACACGATATTTTTATCGGGAACATTGATAGGTCCTCCGGGCATATTTTTTAAACACCAGCGGATGATTTTAATACTTTGACGAACTTCTTCCATACGAACAAGGTAACGATCATAAGTGTCGCCATGGGTTCCTACAGGCACGTCGAAATCGACTTGATCGTAAAACCAATAAGGCTCTTCTTTGCGGATGTCATATTCAAAACCAGTTGCTCTTAAGCAAGGTCCTGTGTAGCCGTGTTGCACAGCAAGATCCTTTGGAAGAATTCCCGATCCTTTTGTACGTTGCACAAAAATTCTGTTTGTCGTCACAAGATTTTCAACTTCTTGATGACGTTTTTCTATTTTGTCGACAACAGTGCTACAGTTTTCTAGCCAACCTTCGGGAACATCAAAACCCATCCCACCAATTCTCATTAAAGAAACAGTGAGCCTTGCTCCACAAAGACTTTCAAATAAGGTATAAATATCTTCTCTCTCTTCAAATAAATAGAAGAAAGCCGTAATGGCGCCTAAGTCAACAAGATTTGTCCCAATACAAACAAAATGATCCATTATACGAGAAAGTTCATCAATAATCATGCGCATCATTTGCGCACGCGGTGGTACTTTAATACCAATAAGTTTTTCTATAGTTTCACAAAAAGCACTATTATTCATGGGTGAAGAACAATAATTTAAGCGATCTGTATAAGGAATAATTTGATTATAATTATGTGTTTCACACATCTTTTCAAAACAACGATGCAAATATCCAATTTCAACATCCATTTCCCTAATGCGTTCACCACCGTCAATAACGGACATAAAGCGTAAGGTACCATGAGTTGCGGGATGCGCAGGACCAATATTAATCCACATAAGATCTTCATGATCGTATT is a window encoding:
- the nuoF gene encoding NADH-quinone oxidoreductase subunit NuoF, which gives rise to MPVIMNEYQGRKPDEFRILLGLEGHPDSRNIKTYIEKSNGYKALEKVLKGGMSPDDVINTVKASGLRGRGGAGFPTGLKWSFVPKGPGEKYLITNFDEGEPGTYKDCYISEVTPHSLVEGKIIAGYAIGAQKSYIYIRGEFYNEIKWCEQAIREAYDAGYLGENIMGSGFTHHMDVYSGAGAYICGEETGLISSLEGKKGQPKLKPPFPAVKGYLGKPTVVNNVESLAVVPWIIHNGPDAYKKFGTEKSPGTKLFNVSGPIARPGCYELPLGYPLMRFINEDCGGLIGGKKLKGLIPGGSSAPILTAKECENVTLDYESIAAAGSMLGSGAIIVIPEGVGMPDVLENLMDFYSHESCGQCTPCREGTGWLYKMSKSILKGNATKADFSRINTVANNMRGKTICVLSDAAADPARAIIAKFAHEFEPYLKG
- a CDS encoding SGNH/GDSL hydrolase family protein — its product is MKLKLFPILLSIYFCFSIRASETKLAIKNIVVFGDSLSDNGNYFNASKSTIKPMPLPPYVDGRATNGAVWVEYLAQAIGAKLEDYAYLGALTSGKNPRYPEAIELTEQIDNYLKKNKDKNLNSDNTLYVVWAGANNIFTMDFKKPLQTSKSLWNISGDIIKGVEKLKDKGARYIMVANLPDLGRIALTKDVESYKNMKWVLSTIVRIENLFIGRRVHHFNGAHKDDNIKVVLFDAKSMLINIEKNPTQFFVKNTENSCYVGVPSNTPNPNVACDTPKDHLFWDLVHPSTKIHCFAAYEIQKNLAEHDILNPPNKIQLDKCAQL
- the nuoD gene encoding NADH dehydrogenase (quinone) subunit D; this translates as MDAFYATIIDDLKKIVPAEFLQFEERTQFTSEQTLIVDKEKIIEVMSCLHDNHGFHFLMDLCGVDWPERAQRFDVVYHLLCPKLKKRLRIKCSVGEKEFIPSIHSVWKVANWLEREAWDMYGIQFAGHPDMRRILTHHEFVGHPMRKDYPADQNQAMRGEALENTFDRDRQRLMSKYDHEDLMWINIGPAHPATHGTLRFMSVIDGGERIREMDVEIGYLHRCFEKMCETHNYNQIIPYTDRLNYCSSPMNNSAFCETIEKLIGIKVPPRAQMMRMIIDELSRIMDHFVCIGTNLVDLGAITAFFYLFEEREDIYTLFESLCGARLTVSLMRIGGMGFDVPEGWLENCSTVVDKIEKRHQEVENLVTTNRIFVQRTKGSGILPKDLAVQHGYTGPCLRATGFEYDIRKEEPYWFYDQVDFDVPVGTHGDTYDRYLVRMEEVRQSIKIIRWCLKNMPGGPINVPDKNIVLPSKKDVYGNIEGLMNHFMLIIKGVQPPVGEIYHRSEAANGELGFYVISDGTGNPYRVKCRAPSFSILSGFPAMVHGNFLADAVAALGSINIIAGELDR
- a CDS encoding NuoI/complex I 23 kDa subunit family protein, encoding MGYINVSKDPQKSLKNGYLATTLLGLGQTISVFAKQLLKLEESVTIQWPEVEYQYSERFKGAHFLTKRPDGQVRCTACFLCATNCPAQCITIVAGQSSDKGIEKFPLRFEIDILRCVFCGYCEEACPVDAIRLGSEYSMAGLPEQKWVYTKDYLLNRPENKKRLGDKQISKKEENVKDPSVESKLPHIHRTGSGH
- a CDS encoding 2Fe-2S iron-sulfur cluster-binding protein, with amino-acid sequence MSETVKLTIDGKEVTVPKGTSIIEATEILGIEIPRFCWHPGLSVAGVCRFCMVKIEGMPKLQIACNTTCTEGMKVITVSDEVKEAHKWALEFHLINHPLDCPICDQAGECELQNYYMKVGKYTSQMDEDKVLKPKALDVGDNLVLDTERCILCSRCVRFEDEVTKTSSLGIFNRGDHAVIGTFPNRKIQHNYSYNIVDICPVGAFTAKDFRFKCRVWFLSETKTVCPGCSTGCNVTLFGHKNQREYYRLKPRKNVDVNGHWMCDYGRTMYVHLNADQRMAAPSLNGKHLSWDKLKPEFTNKLSSLKGKADQVALVLSPQYTNEEYENIFNSLKSALGGMPKVYIWRDSKEVIDKFDGILMRGDLHPNTIGLKQVLEKHSINAVTLSGDFSPLASQKATLNLVFGPEIEKSYSQFANEVTRFAELSNVIYFGTTINNVTKKFALAIPTKVFAEKNGTFVNYKGITQKLKANPPVFPAMLGLEDILSEMKA
- a CDS encoding NAD(P)H-dependent oxidoreductase subunit E, giving the protein MPYFSPELTKIIEGFLKRYETKRSSILPILHAVQDEKDWISDQDIDALEKEFGLSVIDVREVMTFYTMYRKSPPKPYRFEICKSISCWLMGANESIEAVKKEIEKAKKEGRELPFEVHGVECLGQCGYAPSTLINKDRHNNVTPEKALALIKEYSAKELPKAAVNCAANLAASQKK
- a CDS encoding leucine-rich repeat domain-containing protein: MKFLFQNKEFKNLCIISILIVTLLGCTRQFNRDDTNSGSSDIKPLLPSASINFNTDTSDVVPPLVYLLGGVALYKVDDKNDVASAPGFSGVGLVTFPAISFTANPVNSAKNMKVVTINAGQPAFCKNVVFTIANNFIYVSNPLSNKLPTMTTCTYSLTSSTFSIPANSITFTFNYTVQDWASSLGDNPDGKPSYAKLTAKRIMKYYSDKNLSDSKLDFKGQTIFDVSPFTALVKLQTLNLSDNFIQDINPLMHLTNLTSLNLFDNEIKFIPDSITKLKLNFLSFNTNSILSLSPTTYSFIKSINPDSLYGNPGTATNFGN